The genomic segment TTTTCATTAAACCTGTTTCTGGCATCTGCCAGCATTATTCTCGGCATGCCGCTGGGCTTTTTATGGGCACTCGGACGCCGCTCGCAGATGCCAATGGCACGCAGTATTTGTGTGATCTTGATCGAATTTTTCCGTGGTGTTCCGGTACTGGCGCTGTTTTTTATGGGCTCGGTGATGTTGCCACTGTTCTTCCCGGAAGGCACCAATGTCGACAAGCTGCTGCGTGTCTGGATCGTGCTGACCCTGTTTATGGCGGGATATATGGCAGAAGTGTATCGGGGCGGTTTTCAGGCGATTCCGTCTGGGCAGTATGAAGCCGCTGCCGCCATTGGCCTGAGTTACTGGCAAACCACGCTGTTGGTGATCTTGCCGCAGGTGATCAAGATATCCATGCCGAATATTCTGGCTACTGCGGTCATGCTGTTCAAAAACACCACCTTCCTGATGATTATCGGTATTTTTGAAGTCCTTAGTACCGCCCAGAATGCCCTCACCAATTCCAGCTGGCTGGGTGGCTTCTCAACCGAGGCCTATCTGTTTGTCGCGGTGGTGTACTGGATATGCTGTTTCAGCATGTCGATGGTCGCCACCCGCATCGAACGTAAACTCGATACCAGCCACCAGTCCTGACTTACGGAAACCAAGCGATGAGTACCCACAACCACAGCAACGTCTCTCAGGGCACAAGCCAACGGCCAGCCCCGTCGCCGGACGACGTCATCAGCATCACTAATCTGAATAAATGGTATGGCGACTTTCACGTCCTCAAAGACATTAACCTGACGGTCAAAAAAGGCGAACGGATCGTCGTTTGTGGCCCATCCGGTTCCGGTAAATCGACCATGATTCGCTGCATTAACCGACTGGAAGAATTTCAGCGCGGTTCACTGGTCGTCAACAGCATCGAGATGATCGACGATATCAAAAATATCGAAGCCATCCGCCGCGACGTCGGTATGGTGTTCCAGCATTTCAACCTGTTCCCTCATCTGACCATTCTGGAAAACCTCACCCTTGGGCCAATCTGGGTGCAAAAAAAGCCCAAGGCAGAGGCTGAAGCCATGGCCATGAACTATCTGGAACGGGTCAAGATTGCGGAACAGGCACTGAAATATCCCGGCCAATTGTCGGGTGGCCAGCAGCAGCGTGTTGCGATTGCCCGCTCGCTCTGCATGGCACCCCAAATCATGCTGTTCGACGAACCCACTTCTGCCCTCGACCCGGAAATGGTCAAGGAAGTCCTCGACGTGATGGTCGAACTGGCGGACGAAGGCATGACCATGATCTGCGTCACCCACGAAATGGGCTTTGCCAAAAAAGTCGCCGATCGGGTGATCTTTATGGACGGTGGCGAAATCGTTGAGGAAAACACACCAGTCGAATTCTTCGAACACCCTGAAACCGACCGTTTGCAACTGTTCCTCAGCCAGGTATTACAACACTGAGCAATACGCCACGCGGCGACTCCCCTGCGAGGTTGGCTCTGACTATTACGATCGAGAGCCATCCCACGCCAATTTACCCGACAACTCAAAGCCAGAAGTGATTCAGGGCGCGGCAATCATAGGAATCAACGTCACTGCAACTCATCGTGCCAGAAAGCAGCACGATCAAAACTCGCCAACTTCGTACACTGCACTATGGACATCAATCGCCACCACTGACGTTTTTCCTCTGCCCTGACAATGGAGACCGATTATGAGCAATAACACCTATACGCCCCCCAGTGTATGGAACTGGGAACCGGGTAACGGCGGCAAGTTTGCCAGTATCAATCGCCCGATTGCCGGTGCTACCCACGACAAGGAATTACCCTTGGGTGAACACCCGTTGCAACTCTATTCGATGGGCACTCCCAACGGCATCAAGGTCACTATTCTGCTGGAGGAATTATTGGTGCTGGGTAAAACCGCTGCAGAATACGATGCCTGGTTGATCCAGATTATTGACGGCGACCAGTTCGGCTCCGGTTTTGTTACGGTGAACCCGAATTCGAAGATTCCGGCGCTGATGGATTACAGCGTTAACCCGCCCCAACGAGTGTTTGAATCTGGTTCCATCCTGATGTATCTGGCAGAAAAATTTGATGCCTTTATCCCAGCAGACGCAGCCGGTCGAGCCGAGTGTTTTAACTGGCTGTTCTGGCAAATGGCCAGCGCACCGATACTGGGAGGTGGCTTCGGTCATTTTTATGCTTACGCACCTGAAAAATTCGAATACCCGATCAACCGTTTCACCATGGAAGTCAAACGTCAGCTGGACGTACTGGATCAACACCTGGCAGATCACGCCTTTATGTGTGGCGACGAATACAGCATTGCGGATATCGCAATCTGGCCCTGGTATGGCGCGCTGATACTGGGACGGCTGTACGACGCAGCGGCGTTTATTGAGGCAGAAAGTTATACCCACGTTATGCGCTGGGCCAAAACCATCGACGAACGCCCGGCTGTTACACGCGGCCGTATTATCAATCGCAGCTGGGGCGAACCGCACGAGTACTTGAAAGAACGCCACAGCGCCAGTGATATTGATGCGGTTTTGCAAACAGGCATGTAGATCTAGGCATGTAGCTCTAGGCCACGGACGGAGCCGGGCCCTACGTCGGTTACAACCATCACACGTCATTTTGCCTCGTTCCCACACTCTGTTTGGGAACGAGGCAAAATGATTACTTCAATTTTCGAACGCGTTTTGGTAATTGCGCTTTGCCGGTATTTTTGCCGCCACTGTTGCCTGTCGTGCCCTTGCTTACCACACTACCTTGAGTACGCGGTTTGCTGGCTGCTTCGGCTTTTGAGGCAACCGACTGCTGCTTGGCCACCTTGCCCTGCACACCTCGGCCTTTGGCTTGATAGCCCGGACGCTGACGCCCTCCTGCCGGTGCATCTTCCGCCGGGATCAGGGCATTAGGGCCTTTGCCAATCAGGTCGTGTCGACCCATACGCTTGAGTTCTTCACGCAACATCGGCCAGTTACGTTCGTCATGGTAGCGCAGGAAGGCTTTTTGCAGCCGACGCTGTTCAATATCACGGGGAATGGTCATTTTTGCCGTTTTATAACTCATCCGTTGCAACGGATTGCGCTCAGAATGGTACATGGCAGTGGCCAGTGACATCGGTGACGGATAGAAGGTCTGTACCTGGTCAACGCGCATTTTCTGGCTCTTGAGCCAGCGGGCCAGATTCATCATATCTTCGTTTTCGGTACCCGGATGCGCAGCAATAAAGTACGGCACCAGGTACTGCTCCTTACCCGCTTCCTTCGAAAACTTGTCGAACATACGTTTGAAATTGTCGTAGGTACCCATCCCCGGTTTCATCATTTTATTGAGGACGTTTTTTTCGGTGTGCTCCGGAGCAATTTTTAACAAGCCACCGACATGATGAGTCACCAGTTCGCGGACGTATTCCGGGTCTTCCACAGCGAGGTCGTAACGCAGGCCAGAGGCAATGGCAATACGCTTGATCCCCGGCAAGGCACGAGCGGCACGGTACAGTTCGGTGGTCGGTTTATGGCTGGTTTCGAGGTTTTTACAAATCCCCGGATGCACGCATGACAGGCGACGGCAATTTTTCAGAATCGTCTCGCTCTTGCACTTGAGCATGTACATATTGGCGGTTGGGCCACCGAGATCGGAGACGGTGCCGGTAAATCCTGGCACCTTGTCACGGATTTCCTCAATCTCGTGAATGATGCTTTCCTGGGAGCGACTCTGGATAATGCGGCCTTCGTGCTCGGTAATAGAGCAGAAAGTGCAGCCACCAAAGCAGCCACGCATGATGTTCACCGAGAAACGGATCATATCGTAGGCGGGAATACGCGCTTCACCATACGCCGGGTGAGGAATACGCTGATACGGCAACGCAAAGACAGCATCCATTTCATCGGTTTCCAGCGGGATCGGGGGCGGATTGACCCATACTTCCTGGCTGCCGTGCTTTTGCATCAAGGGGTGAGCGTTGTAGGGGTTGGATTCCTGATGTAACACCCGTGAGGCATGAGCATAAAGAGCACTGTCGTTACGTACCTTGTCGAACGAGGGTAAACGAATATAGGTGCGACTGTTGTCGTGTTCGACCTTGCGCTGCAATGGCATGGGTATAATTTTAATCGGCATGACGTCCGCGTCCACACCAGCCTCAATACCCGCTTCAGCGGCTTGCTGATCCGAGGCACAGCTTTCACTGTTGGCTTCTTTCATTTCGTACGGGTTGGCAATGACGTCGATTTTCCCCGGCCAGTCGATACGGGTAGAGTCGATTTCTGTCCAGCCTTGCGGTGGCGCATCACGCAGAATTGCGGTGCCGCGCAGGTCGATAATATCCTTGATGTCGCGGCCCTCGGCCAGCTTGTGGGTCAGTTCCACCAGCGCTCGTTCGGCGTTGCCGTAAAGCAGAATGTCAGCGCCGGAGTCAATCAGTACCGAGCGCCGCACCTGATCGCTCCAGTAATCATACTGGGCAATACGGCGTAAACTGGCTTCGATACCACCGATAACAATCGGGACGTCTTTGTAAACTTCACGTATTTTCTGGGAATAAACAATCACCGCCCGATCCGGGCGCTTGCCAGGTTCACCGCCGGGGGTATAGGCATCTTCCGAGCGTACCTTGAGGTCGGCGGTATAACGATTGATCAGTGAGTCCATATTGCCCGCCGACACGCCGAAGTAGAAATTCGGCTTGCCCAGTCGGGTAAAGTCGCCCGGATTGTTCCAGTCCGGCTGACATATCATACCAACACGAAAACCCTGGCTTTCCAGCAACCGCCCAATGACGGCCATACCGAAGCTGGGATGATCCACGTAAGCATCACCGCACACGACAATAATGTCGCAGCTGTCCCAGCCCAACTGATCCATTTCCTCTCGCGACGTTGGTAAAAACGGTGCGGTGCCGAAACACTCGGCCCAATAGGGGAAATGCGAAAACAGATGCGGTACCTCGGTGGTGACCGGCTGCTGGTTGGACTGCGACATAAATTTCAAGCTCTTGTATACACGGACTGGCGGACGCCAAAGAGCGGCTATTCTCCCAAAATTCGGGCCAAGACTGAAGAATAACCCAGTTAAATAGTCGGAAATTAACCATAATATAGCAATTAACCCTGTCAACACTTGGCGAGCATGTAAGTAAGACGGAAGAACATGCCTTATTCCGGCTCCAGCTTGCCTGCTATCCCGTTTTAAAACCCGGCACCGGCAAGGAGATAGCAGAAATCCGGCATTGGCAGCTGCGTCCATGACAACAGTCAGTCGCTCCCATACGCTGCTGCTATTCCGCCAAAAACTGCTACCATCGCTCTCCTAACTTGCCGAGATACAGCTCAACATAATGTCCCACCGTGAATCACAAAAAAGACCGGGGAAAAACGCAACACCCCGAATCATGGTTGTCGACGATCAGGCGCCTCGTGCCGCGATCCTGCAGCAGGCCTTGTCGGATGCCGGCTGCGAAGTCGTTGCCTGTCTGGCCAGTGCTCAGGGCCTGATGAAAAAGGTGATGGAACACCAGCCAGACGTCATCATTATCGACATCGAAAGTCCCGACCGAGACATGCTGGAGCACATGACCGTGCTTAACCAACATAACCCTAAACCGGTGATTATGTTCTCCGATGAAGACGACCCCGCCACCATTGAAAAAGCAGTGCGTGCGGGTGTCAGCGCCTACGTCGTCGACGGGCTCAATCCTGCCCGCGTCAAGTCGATCATGGATGTCGCCGTCGCCCGTTTCCGGGAGTTTCAGGCATTACGTGGTGAACTGGAAAAAACCAAAAACCAGCTGGCTGACCGACGCTTGCTGGACGAAGCCAAATCTTTGTTGATGAAGCAAAAGAACATGTCGGAAGAAGAGGCGTATCACGCCATGCGCAAGATGGCTATGGATCGTGGCCAACGTATGGTCGATGTCGCTAAAAACATCATTTCGGTGATGAACCTGCTGAACGGTTAACCTGACTATGACAGATACTGATACCCAACTGGAAAAATCCGACCTGATACTGGGCTACATGCCACTGAGTGACAGCCTTCCATTACTGGTTGCCGATACCCAGGGCTATTTTGAGGCCGAGGGCCTTCACGTCGAACTGCAACAAGAAGTATCCTGGGCCAATATTCGCGACAAGGTACTGGTCGGTCACCTCGATGGTGCCCAGATGCTGGCCCCCATGCTATTGGCAACCCATCTCGGTCTTGGCGGCCTGAAAAAAGCCATGATGACCCCCTTTGCCTTCGGCCTGAATGGCAACGCCTTTACCATCTCACGATCGTTAGGTAAACAACTGGACGCCAATTCTCCTGAGCATGTTCTAGCCGGTGACGCCGTCGCTGCTGGCAAGGCATTAAAACAGGTTATCAAGGCACGGCGTTCTTGCGGCGACCAACCGCTGGTGTTTGCCACCGTTTACCCTTACTCCATTCATAATCTGTTACTGCGTGACTGGCTGGCAGCCTCAGGTGTTGACCCGGATCAGGACGTCACGCTGGTCGTTCTGCCACCGTCACAGATGGTAGATCACCTGTCGCTGTCCCACATCGACGGATTTTGTGCTGGTGCACCCTGGAACTCAGTGGCTATCCAGAAAAATGTCGGTGAATGCCTGCTGACTGGCCCCGACTTATGGCGCAGTGCCCCAGACAAGGTACTCGGCTTGACTCAGGAGTGGGCCAACGCCCATCCCAATACCACTCTGGCGCTGGTACGTGCGCTGGACAAGGCGACGGTCTGGCTGGATGAGAATCGCAACGCCGCAGGCACATTACTGGCTGAAGCCATTCATGTACCCATTGCCGCAGCCCTGCCTGCGCTGGTCGGCGAATTTATCTACCGCACTGGTGAAACCAAACAACAACAGCCGGATATGTTGATATTCCATCGCTCTCTCGCCAATTATCCATGGCAGGAACATGGCTGCTGGTTCCTGAAACAGATGCAACGCTGGGGCTGGGTCAGTTCCGCACTGGACTGCGAAGAAGTGGTGAGCCACTGCTACCGCACCGATCTGTACCACCAGGCGCTGCAGCTACCCACCTTGCTGGAAGGCACCCAACTGTCGTTGGATCACAGCGAAGAATGGCAACTCGAAGGCATTGTCATGTCACCCACTGCGTTTACCTATCGTCGTTGACCAAGCCAAACCGCATGCCACTGGTTTGGCATGCGGGC from the Candidatus Thalassolituus haligoni genome contains:
- a CDS encoding CmpA/NrtA family ABC transporter substrate-binding protein, giving the protein MTDTDTQLEKSDLILGYMPLSDSLPLLVADTQGYFEAEGLHVELQQEVSWANIRDKVLVGHLDGAQMLAPMLLATHLGLGGLKKAMMTPFAFGLNGNAFTISRSLGKQLDANSPEHVLAGDAVAAGKALKQVIKARRSCGDQPLVFATVYPYSIHNLLLRDWLAASGVDPDQDVTLVVLPPSQMVDHLSLSHIDGFCAGAPWNSVAIQKNVGECLLTGPDLWRSAPDKVLGLTQEWANAHPNTTLALVRALDKATVWLDENRNAAGTLLAEAIHVPIAAALPALVGEFIYRTGETKQQQPDMLIFHRSLANYPWQEHGCWFLKQMQRWGWVSSALDCEEVVSHCYRTDLYHQALQLPTLLEGTQLSLDHSEEWQLEGIVMSPTAFTYRR
- the yghU gene encoding glutathione-dependent disulfide-bond oxidoreductase, yielding MSNNTYTPPSVWNWEPGNGGKFASINRPIAGATHDKELPLGEHPLQLYSMGTPNGIKVTILLEELLVLGKTAAEYDAWLIQIIDGDQFGSGFVTVNPNSKIPALMDYSVNPPQRVFESGSILMYLAEKFDAFIPADAAGRAECFNWLFWQMASAPILGGGFGHFYAYAPEKFEYPINRFTMEVKRQLDVLDQHLADHAFMCGDEYSIADIAIWPWYGALILGRLYDAAAFIEAESYTHVMRWAKTIDERPAVTRGRIINRSWGEPHEYLKERHSASDIDAVLQTGM
- a CDS encoding YgiQ family radical SAM protein, with the translated sequence MSQSNQQPVTTEVPHLFSHFPYWAECFGTAPFLPTSREEMDQLGWDSCDIIVVCGDAYVDHPSFGMAVIGRLLESQGFRVGMICQPDWNNPGDFTRLGKPNFYFGVSAGNMDSLINRYTADLKVRSEDAYTPGGEPGKRPDRAVIVYSQKIREVYKDVPIVIGGIEASLRRIAQYDYWSDQVRRSVLIDSGADILLYGNAERALVELTHKLAEGRDIKDIIDLRGTAILRDAPPQGWTEIDSTRIDWPGKIDVIANPYEMKEANSESCASDQQAAEAGIEAGVDADVMPIKIIPMPLQRKVEHDNSRTYIRLPSFDKVRNDSALYAHASRVLHQESNPYNAHPLMQKHGSQEVWVNPPPIPLETDEMDAVFALPYQRIPHPAYGEARIPAYDMIRFSVNIMRGCFGGCTFCSITEHEGRIIQSRSQESIIHEIEEIRDKVPGFTGTVSDLGGPTANMYMLKCKSETILKNCRRLSCVHPGICKNLETSHKPTTELYRAARALPGIKRIAIASGLRYDLAVEDPEYVRELVTHHVGGLLKIAPEHTEKNVLNKMMKPGMGTYDNFKRMFDKFSKEAGKEQYLVPYFIAAHPGTENEDMMNLARWLKSQKMRVDQVQTFYPSPMSLATAMYHSERNPLQRMSYKTAKMTIPRDIEQRRLQKAFLRYHDERNWPMLREELKRMGRHDLIGKGPNALIPAEDAPAGGRQRPGYQAKGRGVQGKVAKQQSVASKAEAASKPRTQGSVVSKGTTGNSGGKNTGKAQLPKRVRKLK
- a CDS encoding amino acid ABC transporter ATP-binding protein, which codes for MSTHNHSNVSQGTSQRPAPSPDDVISITNLNKWYGDFHVLKDINLTVKKGERIVVCGPSGSGKSTMIRCINRLEEFQRGSLVVNSIEMIDDIKNIEAIRRDVGMVFQHFNLFPHLTILENLTLGPIWVQKKPKAEAEAMAMNYLERVKIAEQALKYPGQLSGGQQQRVAIARSLCMAPQIMLFDEPTSALDPEMVKEVLDVMVELADEGMTMICVTHEMGFAKKVADRVIFMDGGEIVEENTPVEFFEHPETDRLQLFLSQVLQH
- a CDS encoding amino acid ABC transporter permease; its protein translation is MSHPVEPSRTTMPTAAIPTPADGRIFHPKPALPAPIDSVGKRAWLKTNLFSSPLNTLVSMTLLALLAWAIPPLLDWLFISANLSGQTQAACTGDGACWVFIKVWLQPLVYGSYPDASLWRVNLSLILLAAVLSSPYWLPRQLRNKVDILLLLAFPFMAIILLDGRLLGLEYVSTAYWGGFSLNLFLASASIILGMPLGFLWALGRRSQMPMARSICVILIEFFRGVPVLALFFMGSVMLPLFFPEGTNVDKLLRVWIVLTLFMAGYMAEVYRGGFQAIPSGQYEAAAAIGLSYWQTTLLVILPQVIKISMPNILATAVMLFKNTTFLMIIGIFEVLSTAQNALTNSSWLGGFSTEAYLFVAVVYWICCFSMSMVATRIERKLDTSHQS
- a CDS encoding ANTAR domain-containing response regulator, with the translated sequence MVVDDQAPRAAILQQALSDAGCEVVACLASAQGLMKKVMEHQPDVIIIDIESPDRDMLEHMTVLNQHNPKPVIMFSDEDDPATIEKAVRAGVSAYVVDGLNPARVKSIMDVAVARFREFQALRGELEKTKNQLADRRLLDEAKSLLMKQKNMSEEEAYHAMRKMAMDRGQRMVDVAKNIISVMNLLNG